The Prunus persica cultivar Lovell chromosome G8, Prunus_persica_NCBIv2, whole genome shotgun sequence genome includes a region encoding these proteins:
- the LOC18766497 gene encoding uncharacterized protein LOC18766497: MMGSHYFAQALAMVLIASMLAVGLANKDWQQGNYTGWGFNHGLNETKGPNKITVGGSENWHYGFNYKQWALQNGPFYIKDTLVFKYDPPNDTTRPHSVYLFQNPWSFMNCDLSQARMVGNQTQGGGEGFEFVLKKWKPYYFACGEHDGHHCNEGLMRFIVFPMYRGWHY; the protein is encoded by the exons ATGATGGGTTCCCATTATTTTGCACAAGCCCTAGCAATGGTGCTAATTGCTTCAATGCTGGCAGTCGGCTTAGCCAATAAGGATTGGCAACAAGGCAACTACACTGGTTGGGGTTTCAACCATGGCCTTAACGAGACCAAAGGACCCAACAAAATCACAGTTGGTGGGTCAGAAAACTGGCATTACGGATTTAACTACAAACAGTGGGCTTTGCAGAATGGCCCATTTTACATCAAGGATACTCTAG TTTTCAAGTATGATCCCCCAAATGACACCACACGTCCTCACAGCGTGTACTTGTTTCAAAACCCTTGGAGCTTCATGAACTGTGACTTAAGCCAAGCTAGGATGGTTGGAAATCAGACacaaggaggaggagaaggctTTGAGTTTGTGCTCAAGAAGTGGAAGCCTTACTACTTCGCTTGCGGCGAGCACGACGGCCATCATTGTAATGAAGGACTGATGAGGTTCATCGTCTTCCCAATGTATCGTGGCTGGCATTACTGA